CAGCGAGAAGAAGTCCTCCGACAACTTGCCGCTGGCAGGAACGTATGCCGGGAGCTCCCGGCCGAATCAGCGACGGGCCAGGCTTCGACGCTGCCAGTGTCGGGCGAGGCCGGGGCACGAGCTCAGCCGACGAAGGATGAGAACAAGGACGAGGACGTCGACCTGTCCTGCCGCTTCTGCGGCGTCGTCCTCTTCGAGAACCTCGGTTACAAGCTGGAACACCTGGAGACCGACGCGCATCGCAAGAAGAAGATGCAAGCCGTCGGAGGACAAGACGTTCGCGACGAGGGCCAGAAGCCGTCCGCGGGCGCAGATGCGGAAGCGGTTAACGGCGTTGAATGATGGCGTTTTGCGGCGCAGCCTGAAATGACCGTTGCCGCGCCTAGCGTGGCGATTTTCGTTTCGGCTTCCGAGGGCCGTACTTTGTAAGGATTCTTTTCCTCTTACGTTCCTTTTTTTGCCCTTCGTCGTTGGCTCCTACG
The nucleotide sequence above comes from Dermacentor andersoni chromosome 10, qqDerAnde1_hic_scaffold, whole genome shotgun sequence. Encoded proteins:
- the LOC126546280 gene encoding uncharacterized protein isoform X2; the protein is MASTHFACKECSMHFSGPMPYMDHLKSARHLKRVAAHRQMEALIGAGAEVLSPDVKLEVTSTATGLSSLQVAPLPFVCKLCDVAMNCEDALIAHQKGKKHQRVLQREEVLRQLAAGRNVCRELPAESATGQASTLPVSGEAGARAQPTKDENKDEDVDLSCRFCGVVLFENLGYKLEHLETDAHRKKKMQAVGGQDVRDEGQKPSAGADAEAVNGVE